The DNA window GATGGCGGCAAGGATGTCGGCATCGGTGTCGTAGTTGGTCAGCACGAGGACGCTGGGCGCGTTCGGGGATTCCCGGATCTGTCTGGTCGCCTCGACACCACCGCGGCCGTCCCCGAACCGGAGATCCATCAGTACCACGTCGACGCGTGTTCCCAGAACCGCCGTGCACAGTCGGACCGCCTCGTCCGCGGTGGTCGCCTCGGCGACGACCCGGATGTCGTCGTGATGCGCGAGAAGTGCGCGCAGACCGGCACGCACGATCGCGTGATCGTCGGCGAGCACGACGGACAGCGTGGAATCCCCGGCCGAGTCAGCCACGGTCATACCGCACACGCCGTGCCGCCGAGTCGGATTCCATCGGCTCGATGTCGACCGACTCATCCGGCGAGCAGATCGGAAAGGCAACCGCCACAGACGTGTTGCCGGGTTCGGAGGTGATGTCGAGCTGACCGTCGAGTTCTTCGGCGCGACGCCGAATCGTCGCGAGTCCGAACGCTTGCGCATCCTCGACGTCGAACCCCCTTCCGTTGTCCACGATGTCGAGATGGACACGGTCGGGTGCGTAGGTGATCGTGACGCGCAAGGACGTCGCGCCGGAATGCCGGACCACGTTGGAGACCGCGCCCTGAGCGATGCGCACCATCACCGACTCGAGAGCCATCGGCAATACCTCGGGGTTCCCGTCCACGACGACGTCGGTGTCGATGCCGTGCGTGCCGGCCCCGTCCGCGATACGTCGGATGGCCGAGACGAGCGACCTGCCGGCGAGCGGGGCGGGACTGAGTTCGGCGATCAGCCGACGAGTCTCGGTCAATGCCTCGGCCGCCGCTTCGCGGGCTACCGGCAACTCGGCGGGCACCGGCGCATCGGCGTGGACGACCGACCGTTCCGCGGCGAACAACAACATCTGGATACTGGACAGGCTCTGGGCAACCGTGTCGTGGATCTCCCGCGACAGGCGTTCACGCTCTCGTGCCCGGCCGACGGCGCGTTGCTCGGCCGCCAGGTTCTCCCGGGTGGCCACCAACTCGTCGATGAGCTGTTGCCGGGCAACAACTTCGGCGTAGAGACCGCGGTATCCGGCAGAGATGACCACGGCGACGCCGGCGCCGAGGACCGGGCCGATCAGGGCCGCTACCGACCAGCCGTTGTGTGCGGCGAACCCGACGACCGCGACGACGGTCGCGGCGCAGACCGCCAGGGTGCCGCGGCGCATCCCGAGCAGGTGCAGATACACGAAGAACAGCACGAACGCCAGATACACGGCTTCGGCACTCACACACAGACAGGCCAGCCACGCCACCGTGAGGGCGGCGGCCCACCCGTACCCCCACGCTTTTCCGACTGGATGTAGCGGCGTCTTCCCGGCGATCGCGACAGCCCCGACGACGTAGGTGATGGCCCAGGCGAGCGCAAGTGCCGCCGCAGCCACGCCACCTCCACTGTCCGCGATGAGCGCGCGGAGCGCGACGACACCGGCGAGGACGACTGCCAGCACATGCAGGCTCCACTGCAGCGCGGTGGCTGCCGAACTCGCGGCTGTTCGATGCATGTCCCCCAACGGTAGCGTCCGATCGTCTCAGCGCATCCATCAAAAGTGCCAGACGGCACGACACCAACGATG is part of the Gordonia bronchialis DSM 43247 genome and encodes:
- a CDS encoding sensor histidine kinase, with translation MHRTAASSAATALQWSLHVLAVVLAGVVALRALIADSGGGVAAAALALAWAITYVVGAVAIAGKTPLHPVGKAWGYGWAAALTVAWLACLCVSAEAVYLAFVLFFVYLHLLGMRRGTLAVCAATVVAVVGFAAHNGWSVAALIGPVLGAGVAVVISAGYRGLYAEVVARQQLIDELVATRENLAAEQRAVGRARERERLSREIHDTVAQSLSSIQMLLFAAERSVVHADAPVPAELPVAREAAAEALTETRRLIAELSPAPLAGRSLVSAIRRIADGAGTHGIDTDVVVDGNPEVLPMALESVMVRIAQGAVSNVVRHSGATSLRVTITYAPDRVHLDIVDNGRGFDVEDAQAFGLATIRRRAEELDGQLDITSEPGNTSVAVAFPICSPDESVDIEPMESDSAARRVRYDRG